One genomic region from Osmerus mordax isolate fOsmMor3 chromosome 4, fOsmMor3.pri, whole genome shotgun sequence encodes:
- the rasgrf1 gene encoding ras-specific guanine nucleotide-releasing factor 1 isoform X2 — protein MQKGIRLNDGHVTFLGLLAKKDGTRRGCLSKKSSDNTKWHTKWFAILQNMLFYFESESSSRPAGLYLLEGCLCDRAPSPKSSLSAKECLEKQYYFTVSFTHENQKALELRTEDVKDCDEWVAAITHASYRNLATEHEALMQKYLHLLQIVETEKTVAKQLRQQIEDGEIEVERLKSEINGLLKDNEKVQSSPTAAPIDNDSEIQKIKKVQSFLRGWICRRKWKTIIQDYIRSPHAESMRKRNQVVFSMLEAEAEYVQQLHILVNNFLRPLRMAASSKKPPITHDDVSSIFLNSETIMFLHQIFYQGLKARIASWPTLVLADLFDILLPMLNIYQEFVRNHQYSLQILAHCKQNRDFDKLLKQYEAKPDCEERTLETFLTYPMFQIPRYILTLHELLAHTPHEHVERNSLNYAKSKLEELSRIMHDEVSETENIRKNLAIERMIVEGCEILLDTSQTFVRQGSLIQVPMSEKGKITRGRLGSLSLKKEGERQCFLFSKHLIICTRGSGGKLHLTKCTLRSSQNGVVSLIDCTLMEDPEGTDDEAKSDKNGQDMEHLDFKVVVEPKDSQSFTVILVASSRQEKSAWTSDISQCIDNIRCNGLMMNAFEENSKVTVPQMIKSDTSLYCDDVDIRFSKMMNSCKVLQIRYASVERLLERLTDLRFLSIDFLNTFLHSYRVFTGADVVLDKLITIYRKPISAIPARSLELFFASSQNNKLLYGEPPKSPRASRKFSSPPPLALAKTSSASPNRRRKLSLNIPIITGGKALDLAALSCSSNGYASMYSSMSPFSKTTLDINKLYVTSPVTSKIPDEGEGQADKTEEISDLSVREESDNDQNQNDDADPETSPIKSPTTPKNVKCKNSSEFSLFSYNNGMVMSSNRELDNSRSALSAASAFAIATAGANEGTPTKEKYRRMSLASSGFPTDQRNGDKEFVIRRAATNRVLNVLRHWVSKHSQDFESNNELRSKVIAFLEEVMHDPELLTQERKAAANIIRTLTQDDPGDNQISLEEVIQLAQGGTVEPFENHSALEIAEQLTLLDHLVFKVIPYEEFFGQGWMKNNKNEKTPYIMKTTKHFNDISNLIATEILRCEDVNTRVAVMEKWVAVADICRCLHNYNAVLEITSSLNRSSVFRLKKTWLKVSKQTKTVIDKLQKLVSSEGRFKNLREALKNCDPPCVPYLGMYLTDLAFIEEGTPNYTEDNLVNFSKMRMISHIIREIRQFQQTAYKIDHQPKAAQYLLDNSSVLDEESLYEASLRIEPKVPN, from the exons ATGCAGAAAGGAATACGACTCAATGATGGCCATGTTACCTTCCTTGGTCTTTTGGCAAAGAAGGATGGCACGAGGCGAGGCTGTTTGAGCAAAAAGAGCTCTGACAATACAAAATGGCACACAAAGTGGTTTGCTATATTACAAAATATGCTGTTCTATTTTGAGAGTGAGTCAAGCTCTCGACCCGCGGGATTATACCTGTTGGAGGGGTGCTTATGTGATAGGGCGCCGTCACCAAAATCTTCACTATCAGCCAAAGAGTGTTTAGAAAAGCAG tactaTTTCACTGTCAGTTTCACCCATGAGAACCAGAAAGCCCTGGAGCTTCGTACAGAGGATGTAAAGGACTGTGATGAATGGGTGGCTGCAATAACACATGCAAG TTACAGGAACTTGGCCACTGAGCATGAGGCGCTCATGCAGAAGTACCTACATTTACTTCAGATTGTTGAGACAGAGAAAACGGTTGCTAAGCAACTTCGACAACAGATAGAGGATGGAGAAATAGAAGTGGAACGCCTGAAATCAGAG ATTAATGGGCTACTCAAAGACAATGAGAAGGTCCAGTCCAGCCCTACAGCAGCACCCATAGACAACGACTCGGAAATTCAGAAGATCAAAAAA GTGCAGAGCTTCCTGCGAGGGTGGATCTGCAGAAGGAAATGGAAGACCATCATCCAGGACTATATCCGCTCTCCACACGCTGAGAGCATGAGGAAGAGGAACCAGGTGGTGTTCAGCATGCTGGAGGCGGAGGCTGAGTACGTCCAGCAGCTCCACATCCTGGTCAACAACTTCCTGCGGCCGCTGCGCATGGCCGCCAGCTCCAAGAAGCCTCCCATCACCCATGATGACGTCAGCAGTATCTTCCTTAACAG TGAAACAATCATGTTTCTGCATCAGATATTCTATCAGGGGCTAAAAGCAAGAATAGCAAGCTGGCCAACATTAGTTTTAG CTGACCTGTTTGACATCCTGCTGCCCATGCTAAACATCTACCAGGAGTTTGTGCGTAACCACCAGTACAGCCTTCAGATCCTGGCCCACTGCAAACAGAACAGGGACTTTGATAAACTGCTGAAGCAGTATGAAGCCAAGCCTGACTGTGAGGAGAGGACCCTGGAGACCTTTCTCACCTACCCTATGTTCCAG ATCCCCCGTTATATCCTGACTCTCCATGAGCTTCTGGCCCATACGCCCCATGAGCATGTGGAGAGAAACAGTTTGAATTATGCCAAATCAAAGCTGGAGGAACTATCCAG AATAATGCATGATGAGGTGAGCGAGACAGAAAACATCAGGAAGAACCTGGCAATTGAGCGGATGATCGTAGAGGGTTGTGAAATTCTCCTTGACACCAGCCAGACGTTTGTGAGACAAG GATCTCTCATCCAGGTACCTATGAGTGAGAAGGGTAAGATCACCCGTGGGCGACtcggctctctgtctctgaagaaagagggggagaggcagtgcTTCCTCTTCTCCAAGCATTTAATCATCTGCACTAGAGGCTCCGGGGGAAAGTTGCACCTCACCAAG TGTACTCTACGTTCTTCTCAGAATGGAGTGGTCTCTCTTATTGACTGCACTCTCATGGAGGACCCTGAGGGGACAGATGATGAGG CCAAGTCAGACAAGAATGGTCAGGACATGGAGCACCTTGATTTCAAGGTGGTGGTGGAGCCCAAAGACAGCCAGTCTTTTACAGTCATCTTGGTGGCCTCCTCAAGGCAGGAGAAATCTGCCTGGACCAGTGACATCAGCCAG TGCATTGACAACATTCGCTGCAACGGGCTAATGATGAATGCCTTTGAGGAGAACTCCAAAGTCACTGTTCCACAGATGATAAA GTCAGACACCAGCCTGTACTGTGACGACGTGGACATCCGCTTCAGTAAGATGATGAACTCCTGCAAGGTGCTGCAGATTCGCTACGCCAGCGTGGAACGCCTGCTGGAGAGGCTGACAGACCTGCGCTTCCTCTCCATCGACTTCCTCAACACCTTCCTGCACTCCTACCGCGTGTTCACCGGCGCTGACGTGGTGCTGGACAAACTCATCACCATCTACCGAAAGCCCATCAGCGCCATCCCAGCACG GTCTCTGGAGTTGTTCTTCGCCAGCAGTCAGAATAACAAACTCCTGTACGGAGAGCCCCCCAAGTCCCCCAGGGCCAGCCGTaagttctcctccccccctccccttgcccTCGCCAAGACCTCGTCAGCGTCGCCCAACCGCCGGCGCAAGCTCTCCCTCAACATCCCCATCATCACCGGTGGAAAGGCCCTGGACCTGGCAGCCCTCAGCTGCTCCTCAAACGGCTATGCAAGCATGTACTCCTCCATGTCCCCCTTCAGTAAGACCACCCTAGACATCAACAAGCTCTATGTCACAAGCCCCGTCACCAGCAAGATCCCTGACGAAGGAGAGGGCCAGGCAGACAAGACCGAGGAGATCTCAG ATCTCTCAGTGCGCGAGGAGAGTGACAATGACCAAAACCAGAATGATGACGCAGATCCGGAAACCTCTCCCATCAAGTCACCAACCACCCCAAAAAATGTCAAATGCAAAAACTCTTCAG AGTTCTCACTTTTCTCATACAACAATGGCATGGTGATGTCATCCAATCGGGAGCTGGACAACAGCCGCAGTGCCCTGTCTGCAGCCTCCGCCTTTGCCATCGCCACTGCAGGAGCCAATGAGGGCACCCCTACCAAGGAGAAGTACAGACGCATGTCCCTGGCCAGTTCAG GGTTCCCAACAGACCAGAGAAATGGGGACAAAGAGTTTGTCATCAGGAGAGCAGCAACCAACAGAGTCCTCAATGTTCTGAGGCACTGGGTGTCCAAGCACTCACAG GACTTTGAGAGTAACAATGAactgaggtcaaaggtcattgcTTTCCTGGAGGAAGTGATGCATGATCCTGAGCTATTGACCCAGGAGAGAAAAGCTGCCGCCAACATCATCAG AACACTCACGCAAGACGACCCTGGTGACAATCAGATCAGCCTAGAGGAGGTGATACAGTTG GCTCAGGGAGGCACGGTAGAGCCGTTTGAGAACCATTCTGCCCTGGAGATAGCTGAGCAGCTCACTCTGCTGGACCATCTGGTGTTCAAGGTCATCCCTTATGA AGAGTTCTTCGGTCAAGGCTGGATGAAGAACAACAAAAATGAGAAAACACCTTACATAATGAAAACAACAAAGCACTTCAACGAT ATCAGCAACCTCATAGCTACAGAGATCCTGCGCTGTGAAGATGTGAATACTCGGGTCGCGGTGATGGAGAAGTGGGTGGCGGTAGCAGACATCTGCCGCTGTCTCCATAACTACAACGCCGTGCTAGAAATCACCTCCTCCCTTAACCGTAGTTCTGTGTTCCGTCTCAAGAAGACTTGGCTCAAGGTGTCGAAGCAG ACTAAGACGGTGATTGACAAACTACAGAAGCTGGTTTCATCAGAAGGGAGGTTCAAAAATCTGAGGGAGGCTTTGAAAAA TTGTGACCCTCCGTGTGTGCCATACCTGGGGATGTACCTCACTGACTTGGCCTTCATTGAGGAgggcacacccaattacactgAAGACAACTTGGTGAACTTTTCCAAGATGAGGATG ATTTCTCATATCATCAGAGAAATAAGACAGTTTCAGCAAACAGCATACAAGATCGATCATCAGCCAAAG GCAGCACAGTATTTACTGGATAACAGCTCTGTTCTGGATGAAGAAAGCCTGTATGAAGCCTCTCTAAGAATTGAGCCCAAAGTGCCCAACTAA
- the rasgrf1 gene encoding ras-specific guanine nucleotide-releasing factor 1 isoform X1, whose translation MQKGIRLNDGHVTFLGLLAKKDGTRRGCLSKKSSDNTKWHTKWFAILQNMLFYFESESSSRPAGLYLLEGCLCDRAPSPKSSLSAKECLEKQYYFTVSFTHENQKALELRTEDVKDCDEWVAAITHASYRNLATEHEALMQKYLHLLQIVETEKTVAKQLRQQIEDGEIEVERLKSEINGLLKDNEKVQSSPTAAPIDNDSEIQKIKKVQSFLRGWICRRKWKTIIQDYIRSPHAESMRKRNQVVFSMLEAEAEYVQQLHILVNNFLRPLRMAASSKKPPITHDDVSSIFLNSETIMFLHQIFYQGLKARIASWPTLVLADLFDILLPMLNIYQEFVRNHQYSLQILAHCKQNRDFDKLLKQYEAKPDCEERTLETFLTYPMFQIPRYILTLHELLAHTPHEHVERNSLNYAKSKLEELSRIMHDEVSETENIRKNLAIERMIVEGCEILLDTSQTFVRQGSLIQVPMSEKGKITRGRLGSLSLKKEGERQCFLFSKHLIICTRGSGGKLHLTKNGVVSLIDCTLMEDPEGTDDEAKSDKNGQDMEHLDFKVVVEPKDSQSFTVILVASSRQEKSAWTSDISQCIDNIRCNGLMMNAFEENSKVTVPQMIKSDTSLYCDDVDIRFSKMMNSCKVLQIRYASVERLLERLTDLRFLSIDFLNTFLHSYRVFTGADVVLDKLITIYRKPISAIPARSLELFFASSQNNKLLYGEPPKSPRASRKFSSPPPLALAKTSSASPNRRRKLSLNIPIITGGKALDLAALSCSSNGYASMYSSMSPFSKTTLDINKLYVTSPVTSKIPDEGEGQADKTEEISDLSVREESDNDQNQNDDADPETSPIKSPTTPKNVKCKNSSEFSLFSYNNGMVMSSNRELDNSRSALSAASAFAIATAGANEGTPTKEKYRRMSLASSGFPTDQRNGDKEFVIRRAATNRVLNVLRHWVSKHSQDFESNNELRSKVIAFLEEVMHDPELLTQERKAAANIIRTLTQDDPGDNQISLEEVIQLAQGGTVEPFENHSALEIAEQLTLLDHLVFKVIPYEEFFGQGWMKNNKNEKTPYIMKTTKHFNDISNLIATEILRCEDVNTRVAVMEKWVAVADICRCLHNYNAVLEITSSLNRSSVFRLKKTWLKVSKQTKTVIDKLQKLVSSEGRFKNLREALKNCDPPCVPYLGMYLTDLAFIEEGTPNYTEDNLVNFSKMRMISHIIREIRQFQQTAYKIDHQPKAAQYLLDNSSVLDEESLYEASLRIEPKVPN comes from the exons ATGCAGAAAGGAATACGACTCAATGATGGCCATGTTACCTTCCTTGGTCTTTTGGCAAAGAAGGATGGCACGAGGCGAGGCTGTTTGAGCAAAAAGAGCTCTGACAATACAAAATGGCACACAAAGTGGTTTGCTATATTACAAAATATGCTGTTCTATTTTGAGAGTGAGTCAAGCTCTCGACCCGCGGGATTATACCTGTTGGAGGGGTGCTTATGTGATAGGGCGCCGTCACCAAAATCTTCACTATCAGCCAAAGAGTGTTTAGAAAAGCAG tactaTTTCACTGTCAGTTTCACCCATGAGAACCAGAAAGCCCTGGAGCTTCGTACAGAGGATGTAAAGGACTGTGATGAATGGGTGGCTGCAATAACACATGCAAG TTACAGGAACTTGGCCACTGAGCATGAGGCGCTCATGCAGAAGTACCTACATTTACTTCAGATTGTTGAGACAGAGAAAACGGTTGCTAAGCAACTTCGACAACAGATAGAGGATGGAGAAATAGAAGTGGAACGCCTGAAATCAGAG ATTAATGGGCTACTCAAAGACAATGAGAAGGTCCAGTCCAGCCCTACAGCAGCACCCATAGACAACGACTCGGAAATTCAGAAGATCAAAAAA GTGCAGAGCTTCCTGCGAGGGTGGATCTGCAGAAGGAAATGGAAGACCATCATCCAGGACTATATCCGCTCTCCACACGCTGAGAGCATGAGGAAGAGGAACCAGGTGGTGTTCAGCATGCTGGAGGCGGAGGCTGAGTACGTCCAGCAGCTCCACATCCTGGTCAACAACTTCCTGCGGCCGCTGCGCATGGCCGCCAGCTCCAAGAAGCCTCCCATCACCCATGATGACGTCAGCAGTATCTTCCTTAACAG TGAAACAATCATGTTTCTGCATCAGATATTCTATCAGGGGCTAAAAGCAAGAATAGCAAGCTGGCCAACATTAGTTTTAG CTGACCTGTTTGACATCCTGCTGCCCATGCTAAACATCTACCAGGAGTTTGTGCGTAACCACCAGTACAGCCTTCAGATCCTGGCCCACTGCAAACAGAACAGGGACTTTGATAAACTGCTGAAGCAGTATGAAGCCAAGCCTGACTGTGAGGAGAGGACCCTGGAGACCTTTCTCACCTACCCTATGTTCCAG ATCCCCCGTTATATCCTGACTCTCCATGAGCTTCTGGCCCATACGCCCCATGAGCATGTGGAGAGAAACAGTTTGAATTATGCCAAATCAAAGCTGGAGGAACTATCCAG AATAATGCATGATGAGGTGAGCGAGACAGAAAACATCAGGAAGAACCTGGCAATTGAGCGGATGATCGTAGAGGGTTGTGAAATTCTCCTTGACACCAGCCAGACGTTTGTGAGACAAG GATCTCTCATCCAGGTACCTATGAGTGAGAAGGGTAAGATCACCCGTGGGCGACtcggctctctgtctctgaagaaagagggggagaggcagtgcTTCCTCTTCTCCAAGCATTTAATCATCTGCACTAGAGGCTCCGGGGGAAAGTTGCACCTCACCAAG AATGGAGTGGTCTCTCTTATTGACTGCACTCTCATGGAGGACCCTGAGGGGACAGATGATGAGG CCAAGTCAGACAAGAATGGTCAGGACATGGAGCACCTTGATTTCAAGGTGGTGGTGGAGCCCAAAGACAGCCAGTCTTTTACAGTCATCTTGGTGGCCTCCTCAAGGCAGGAGAAATCTGCCTGGACCAGTGACATCAGCCAG TGCATTGACAACATTCGCTGCAACGGGCTAATGATGAATGCCTTTGAGGAGAACTCCAAAGTCACTGTTCCACAGATGATAAA GTCAGACACCAGCCTGTACTGTGACGACGTGGACATCCGCTTCAGTAAGATGATGAACTCCTGCAAGGTGCTGCAGATTCGCTACGCCAGCGTGGAACGCCTGCTGGAGAGGCTGACAGACCTGCGCTTCCTCTCCATCGACTTCCTCAACACCTTCCTGCACTCCTACCGCGTGTTCACCGGCGCTGACGTGGTGCTGGACAAACTCATCACCATCTACCGAAAGCCCATCAGCGCCATCCCAGCACG GTCTCTGGAGTTGTTCTTCGCCAGCAGTCAGAATAACAAACTCCTGTACGGAGAGCCCCCCAAGTCCCCCAGGGCCAGCCGTaagttctcctccccccctccccttgcccTCGCCAAGACCTCGTCAGCGTCGCCCAACCGCCGGCGCAAGCTCTCCCTCAACATCCCCATCATCACCGGTGGAAAGGCCCTGGACCTGGCAGCCCTCAGCTGCTCCTCAAACGGCTATGCAAGCATGTACTCCTCCATGTCCCCCTTCAGTAAGACCACCCTAGACATCAACAAGCTCTATGTCACAAGCCCCGTCACCAGCAAGATCCCTGACGAAGGAGAGGGCCAGGCAGACAAGACCGAGGAGATCTCAG ATCTCTCAGTGCGCGAGGAGAGTGACAATGACCAAAACCAGAATGATGACGCAGATCCGGAAACCTCTCCCATCAAGTCACCAACCACCCCAAAAAATGTCAAATGCAAAAACTCTTCAG AGTTCTCACTTTTCTCATACAACAATGGCATGGTGATGTCATCCAATCGGGAGCTGGACAACAGCCGCAGTGCCCTGTCTGCAGCCTCCGCCTTTGCCATCGCCACTGCAGGAGCCAATGAGGGCACCCCTACCAAGGAGAAGTACAGACGCATGTCCCTGGCCAGTTCAG GGTTCCCAACAGACCAGAGAAATGGGGACAAAGAGTTTGTCATCAGGAGAGCAGCAACCAACAGAGTCCTCAATGTTCTGAGGCACTGGGTGTCCAAGCACTCACAG GACTTTGAGAGTAACAATGAactgaggtcaaaggtcattgcTTTCCTGGAGGAAGTGATGCATGATCCTGAGCTATTGACCCAGGAGAGAAAAGCTGCCGCCAACATCATCAG AACACTCACGCAAGACGACCCTGGTGACAATCAGATCAGCCTAGAGGAGGTGATACAGTTG GCTCAGGGAGGCACGGTAGAGCCGTTTGAGAACCATTCTGCCCTGGAGATAGCTGAGCAGCTCACTCTGCTGGACCATCTGGTGTTCAAGGTCATCCCTTATGA AGAGTTCTTCGGTCAAGGCTGGATGAAGAACAACAAAAATGAGAAAACACCTTACATAATGAAAACAACAAAGCACTTCAACGAT ATCAGCAACCTCATAGCTACAGAGATCCTGCGCTGTGAAGATGTGAATACTCGGGTCGCGGTGATGGAGAAGTGGGTGGCGGTAGCAGACATCTGCCGCTGTCTCCATAACTACAACGCCGTGCTAGAAATCACCTCCTCCCTTAACCGTAGTTCTGTGTTCCGTCTCAAGAAGACTTGGCTCAAGGTGTCGAAGCAG ACTAAGACGGTGATTGACAAACTACAGAAGCTGGTTTCATCAGAAGGGAGGTTCAAAAATCTGAGGGAGGCTTTGAAAAA TTGTGACCCTCCGTGTGTGCCATACCTGGGGATGTACCTCACTGACTTGGCCTTCATTGAGGAgggcacacccaattacactgAAGACAACTTGGTGAACTTTTCCAAGATGAGGATG ATTTCTCATATCATCAGAGAAATAAGACAGTTTCAGCAAACAGCATACAAGATCGATCATCAGCCAAAG GCAGCACAGTATTTACTGGATAACAGCTCTGTTCTGGATGAAGAAAGCCTGTATGAAGCCTCTCTAAGAATTGAGCCCAAAGTGCCCAACTAA
- the ctsh gene encoding pro-cathepsin H → MTTILLTLMFLFSVQYAISKGFSEEDEYNFKSWMMQHNKQYDIEEYYHRLQIFIENKMKIERHNGGNHKYRMGLNTFSDMTFDEFRRSFLLTEPQNCSATKGTHVSSKGLYPDSVDWRKKGNYVTNVKNQGPCGSCWTFSTTGCLESVTAISTGKLLQLSEQQLVDCAQAFNNHGCNGGLPSQAFEYIKYNKGLMTEDDYPYTAQDGTCKFKPERAAAFVKDVVNITMYDEMGMVDAVARLNPVSMAYEVTSDFMHYHSGVYSSSECHNTTDTVNHAVLAVGYDEENVTPYWIVKNSWGPFWGMKGYFFIERGKNMCGLSACSSYPLV, encoded by the exons ATGACGACAATACTTTTAACGCTCATGTTCTTATTTTCCGTGCAATATGCTATTTCAAAAGGGTTTTCAGAAGAAG ACGAATATAACTTTAAGTCATGGATGATGCAG CACAATAAACAATATGACATCGAGGAATATTACCACAGACTTCAAATATTCATTGAGAACAAAATGAAGATTGAGCGGCACAATGGAGGAAATCACAAGTACAGAA TGGGACTGAATACGTTTTCTGACATGACCTTTGATGAATTCAGAAGGTCCTTCCTCCTGACTGAGCCGCAG AACTGCTCTGCCACCAAAGGTACTCATGTAAGCAGCAAAGGACTCTACCCGGACTCAGTGGactggaggaagaagggaaattATGTGACAAATGTGAAGAACCAG GGGCCTTGTGGTAGCTGCTGGACTTTTTCCACCACTGGCTGTCTGGAGTCAGTTACTGCCATCTCAACAGGAAAACTTTTACAGCTG TCAGAACAACAACTGGTGGACTGTGCCCAAGCATTCAACAACCATGGGTGTAATGG TGGCCTCCCCAGTCAAGCGTTTGAGTACATCAAATACAACAAGGGACTCATGACCGAGGATGATTACCCCTACACAGCCCAA GACGGGACGTGCAAGTTCAAACCTGAAAGGGCTGCTGCGTTTGTTAAGGATGTGGTCAACATCACAATG TATGATGAAATGGGTATGGTGGATGCAGTGGCCAGGCTCAATCCTGTTAGCATGGCCTATGAGGTGACATCAGACTTCATGCACTACCACAGTGGTGTATACAGTAG TTCTGAATGTCACAACACTACTGACACAGTGAACCATGCAGTGCTGGCTGTTGGATATGATGAGGAGAACGTCACCCCCTACTGGATAGTAAAGAACTCCTGGGGACCCTTCTGGGGAATGAAAGG ATATTTCTTCATTGAGCGTGGGAAAAACATGTGTGGACTCTCTGCCTGCTCATCCTATCCTTTGGTGTGA